The following proteins come from a genomic window of Anas platyrhynchos isolate ZD024472 breed Pekin duck chromosome 20, IASCAAS_PekinDuck_T2T, whole genome shotgun sequence:
- the HIC1 gene encoding hypermethylated in cancer 1 protein isoform X1, with amino-acid sequence MRVHRDLGWLAEATGRPGRRARSAMLDAMEVPSHSRQLLLQLNTQRTKGFLCDVIIVVQNALFRAHKNILAASSAYLKSLVVHDNLLNLDHEMVSPGIFRLILDFIYTGRLAECEPGGEQSLGAVLAAASYLQIPGLVALCKKKLKRSGKYCHLRGGYAPYKLGRGLRAATPVIQACYSGTPRPVDLPPVEPAAPLNTQCGELYASASQGTPLHPHGLCPPERHCSPPCGLDLSKKSPTGPSAQLLPTDRLLPGEPREPSLPPRHDSPPVSAGLLAGHPASYKDSPPGGEPGGHPHAADPFRSTPPCAEPPLPRGDGRELMYRWMKHEPLGPYLDEGEAEKELEREEKAESPPAAPQPRYPSVESNDLEPDNSTSEDTGSSEGPSPGDALDRYCNHLGYEPESLGDNLYVCIPCGKGFPSSEQLNAHVEAHNEEELYHKAAAEQAVPFLDKGGPGLGDILRPYRCSSCDKSYKDPATLRQHEKTHWLTRPYPCTICGKKFTQRGTMTRHMRSHLGLKPFACDACGMRFTRQYRLTEHMRIHSGEKPYECQVCGGKFAQQRNLISHMKMHAAGPDGKAKLDFPDSVYAMARLTADQLGLKQEKAAELLSHTSHFLSDPKAMESLYPLAKFTAEHLGLSQDKAAEVLAQAPHLHADAARTIERYSPP; translated from the exons ATGAGAGTCCACCGAGACCTCGGCTGGTTGGCGGAGGCCACCGGACGcccag GGCGGCGGGCGAGGAGCGCGATGCTGGACGCCATGGAGGTGCCGAGCCACTCgcggcagctgctgctgcagctgaacaCGCAGCGCACCAAGggcttcctgtgcgacgtgatcATCGTGGTGCAGAACGCGCTCTTCCGCGCGCACAAGAACATCCTGGCGGCCAGCAGCGCCTACCTCAAGTCGCTGGTGGTGCACGACAACCTGCTCAACCTGGACCACGAGATGGTGAGCCCCGGCATCTTCCGCCTCATCCTCGACTTCATCTACACCGGCCGCCTGGCCGAGTGCGAGCCGGGAGGCGAGCAGAGCCTGGGCGCCGTGCTGGCCGCCGCCAGCTACCTCCAGATCCCCGGCCTGGTGGCGCTTTGCAAGAAGAAGCTGAAGCGCAGCGGCAAGTACTGCCACCTGCGCGGGGGCTACGCGCCCTACAAGctgggccgggggctgcgcgcCGCCACGCCGGTCATCCAGGCCTGCTACTCGGGGACGCCGCGGCCCGTGGACCTGCCGCCCGTGGAGCCGGCGGCGCCGCTCAACACGCAGTGCGGGGAGCTCTACGCCTCGGCCTCGCAGGgcacccccctgcacccccacggGCTGTGCCCGCCCGAGCGCCACTGCTCGCCGCCCTGCGGCCTCGACCTCTCCAAGAAGAGCCCCACCGGCCCCTCcgcccagctcctgcccaccGACCGCCTGCTGCCCGGCGAGCCCCGCGAGCCCTCGCTGCCCCCGCGGCACGACAGCCCCCCGGTCAGCGCCGGCCTCCTGGCCGGCCACCCCGCCTCCTACAAGGACTCGCCGCCGGGCGGAGAGCCGGGGGGGCACCCTCACGCCGCCGACCCCTTCCGCAGCACGCCGCCCTGCGCtgagccccccctgccccgtgGTGATGGGCGCGAGCTGATGTACCGCTGGATGAAGCACGAGCCCCTGGGCCCCTACCTGGACGAGGGGGAGGCggagaaggagctggagcggGAGGAAAAGGCCGAGTCGCCGCCCGCGGCGCCGCAGCCCCGGTACCCCAGCGTGGAGAGCAACGACCTGGAGCCTGATAACAGCACGAGCGAGGACACGGGCAGCAGCGAGGGGCCCTCGCCCGGCGACGCGCTGGACCGCTACTGCAACCACCTGGGCTACGAGCCGGAGAGCCTGGGCGACAACCTGTACGTCTGCATCCCTTGCGGCAAGGGCTTCCCCAGCTCAGAGCAGCTCAACGCCCACGTGGAGGCCCACAACGAAGAGGAGCTGTATCACAAGGCGGCGGCGGAGCAGGCCGTGCCCTTCCTGGACAAGGGTGGCCCGGGGCTGGGTGACATCCTGCGGCCCTACCGCTGCTCGTCCTGcgacaagtcctacaaggaccCGGCCACGCTGCGGCAGCACGAGAAGACGCACTGGCTGACGCGGCCGTACCCCTGCACCATCTGCGGCAAGAAGTTCACGCAGCGCGGCACCATGACCCGCCACATGCGCAGCCACCTCGGCCTCAAGCCCTTCGCCTGCGACGCCTGCGGGATGCGCTTCACGCGCCAGTACCGCCTGACCGAGCACATGCGCATCCACTCGGGCGAGAAGCCCTACGAGTGCCAGGTGTGCGGCGGGAAGTTCGCCCAGCAGCGCAACCTCATCAGCCACATGAAGATGCACGCGGCCGGCCCCGATGGCAAAGCCAAGCTGGACTTCCCCGACAGCGTCTACGCCATGGCCCGGCTCACCGCCGACCAGCTGGGGCTCAAGCAGGAGAAGGCGGCCGAGCTGCTCTCCCACACCTCGCACTTCCTCAGCGACCCCAAGGCCATGGAGAGCCTCTACCCGTTGGCCAAGTTCACGGCCGAGCACCTGGGGCTGAGCCAGGACAAGGCGGCCGAGGTGCTGGCGCAGGCTCCGCACCTCCACGCCGACGCCGCCCGGACCATAGAGCGCTACTCGCCCCCCTAG
- the HIC1 gene encoding hypermethylated in cancer 1 protein isoform X2, whose amino-acid sequence MLDAMEVPSHSRQLLLQLNTQRTKGFLCDVIIVVQNALFRAHKNILAASSAYLKSLVVHDNLLNLDHEMVSPGIFRLILDFIYTGRLAECEPGGEQSLGAVLAAASYLQIPGLVALCKKKLKRSGKYCHLRGGYAPYKLGRGLRAATPVIQACYSGTPRPVDLPPVEPAAPLNTQCGELYASASQGTPLHPHGLCPPERHCSPPCGLDLSKKSPTGPSAQLLPTDRLLPGEPREPSLPPRHDSPPVSAGLLAGHPASYKDSPPGGEPGGHPHAADPFRSTPPCAEPPLPRGDGRELMYRWMKHEPLGPYLDEGEAEKELEREEKAESPPAAPQPRYPSVESNDLEPDNSTSEDTGSSEGPSPGDALDRYCNHLGYEPESLGDNLYVCIPCGKGFPSSEQLNAHVEAHNEEELYHKAAAEQAVPFLDKGGPGLGDILRPYRCSSCDKSYKDPATLRQHEKTHWLTRPYPCTICGKKFTQRGTMTRHMRSHLGLKPFACDACGMRFTRQYRLTEHMRIHSGEKPYECQVCGGKFAQQRNLISHMKMHAAGPDGKAKLDFPDSVYAMARLTADQLGLKQEKAAELLSHTSHFLSDPKAMESLYPLAKFTAEHLGLSQDKAAEVLAQAPHLHADAARTIERYSPP is encoded by the coding sequence ATGCTGGACGCCATGGAGGTGCCGAGCCACTCgcggcagctgctgctgcagctgaacaCGCAGCGCACCAAGggcttcctgtgcgacgtgatcATCGTGGTGCAGAACGCGCTCTTCCGCGCGCACAAGAACATCCTGGCGGCCAGCAGCGCCTACCTCAAGTCGCTGGTGGTGCACGACAACCTGCTCAACCTGGACCACGAGATGGTGAGCCCCGGCATCTTCCGCCTCATCCTCGACTTCATCTACACCGGCCGCCTGGCCGAGTGCGAGCCGGGAGGCGAGCAGAGCCTGGGCGCCGTGCTGGCCGCCGCCAGCTACCTCCAGATCCCCGGCCTGGTGGCGCTTTGCAAGAAGAAGCTGAAGCGCAGCGGCAAGTACTGCCACCTGCGCGGGGGCTACGCGCCCTACAAGctgggccgggggctgcgcgcCGCCACGCCGGTCATCCAGGCCTGCTACTCGGGGACGCCGCGGCCCGTGGACCTGCCGCCCGTGGAGCCGGCGGCGCCGCTCAACACGCAGTGCGGGGAGCTCTACGCCTCGGCCTCGCAGGgcacccccctgcacccccacggGCTGTGCCCGCCCGAGCGCCACTGCTCGCCGCCCTGCGGCCTCGACCTCTCCAAGAAGAGCCCCACCGGCCCCTCcgcccagctcctgcccaccGACCGCCTGCTGCCCGGCGAGCCCCGCGAGCCCTCGCTGCCCCCGCGGCACGACAGCCCCCCGGTCAGCGCCGGCCTCCTGGCCGGCCACCCCGCCTCCTACAAGGACTCGCCGCCGGGCGGAGAGCCGGGGGGGCACCCTCACGCCGCCGACCCCTTCCGCAGCACGCCGCCCTGCGCtgagccccccctgccccgtgGTGATGGGCGCGAGCTGATGTACCGCTGGATGAAGCACGAGCCCCTGGGCCCCTACCTGGACGAGGGGGAGGCggagaaggagctggagcggGAGGAAAAGGCCGAGTCGCCGCCCGCGGCGCCGCAGCCCCGGTACCCCAGCGTGGAGAGCAACGACCTGGAGCCTGATAACAGCACGAGCGAGGACACGGGCAGCAGCGAGGGGCCCTCGCCCGGCGACGCGCTGGACCGCTACTGCAACCACCTGGGCTACGAGCCGGAGAGCCTGGGCGACAACCTGTACGTCTGCATCCCTTGCGGCAAGGGCTTCCCCAGCTCAGAGCAGCTCAACGCCCACGTGGAGGCCCACAACGAAGAGGAGCTGTATCACAAGGCGGCGGCGGAGCAGGCCGTGCCCTTCCTGGACAAGGGTGGCCCGGGGCTGGGTGACATCCTGCGGCCCTACCGCTGCTCGTCCTGcgacaagtcctacaaggaccCGGCCACGCTGCGGCAGCACGAGAAGACGCACTGGCTGACGCGGCCGTACCCCTGCACCATCTGCGGCAAGAAGTTCACGCAGCGCGGCACCATGACCCGCCACATGCGCAGCCACCTCGGCCTCAAGCCCTTCGCCTGCGACGCCTGCGGGATGCGCTTCACGCGCCAGTACCGCCTGACCGAGCACATGCGCATCCACTCGGGCGAGAAGCCCTACGAGTGCCAGGTGTGCGGCGGGAAGTTCGCCCAGCAGCGCAACCTCATCAGCCACATGAAGATGCACGCGGCCGGCCCCGATGGCAAAGCCAAGCTGGACTTCCCCGACAGCGTCTACGCCATGGCCCGGCTCACCGCCGACCAGCTGGGGCTCAAGCAGGAGAAGGCGGCCGAGCTGCTCTCCCACACCTCGCACTTCCTCAGCGACCCCAAGGCCATGGAGAGCCTCTACCCGTTGGCCAAGTTCACGGCCGAGCACCTGGGGCTGAGCCAGGACAAGGCGGCCGAGGTGCTGGCGCAGGCTCCGCACCTCCACGCCGACGCCGCCCGGACCATAGAGCGCTACTCGCCCCCCTAG
- the OVCA2 gene encoding esterase OVCA2, producing MEPSAALAPPRGVSVERPSRPPHSMPALPPPFCLRGLPPLGGARGREEGGGGVGGEGAGGRLSQSAGGFSAGSTERPEVRLSSSGGRPGAMLEAERPLRLLALHGYRQSGRRFHQRTGALRKALRGRAELVTFDAPHLVPGGGEEDDGDGGDPPRGWWFSRPGAFEAAEAAEEPAGLAEALRAVEEAMVKLGPFDGLLGFSQGAALAAMVCALRARGDPRFPVAFAVLVAGFVSRSPAHGHFYREPIALPTLHVVGEADAVIAAPLSMELARSFVEPVVLTHPGGHFVPVGAPQKKAYLDFLGRFRAGQGETEMPGAGAV from the coding sequence ATGGAGCCGAGCGCGGCCCTCGCCCCCCCGCGGGGTGTCTCCGTGGAGCGGCCGTCGAGGCCCCCCCACTCCATGCCCGCCCtcccgccgccattttgtctCCGCGGCCTCCCCCCGCTAGGGGGCGCCCGCGGGCGGGAGGAAGGCGGCGGtggtgtggggggggagggagcaggggggagGCTCAGCCAATCAGCTGGCGGCTTTTCGGCGGGAAGCACGGAGCGGCCGGAAGTTCGGCTCTCCTCTTCCGGCGGGCGGCCGGGCGCCATGTTGGAGGCGGAGCGGCCGCTGCGGCTGCTGGCGCTGCACGGCTACCGCCAGAGCGGGCGCCGCTTCCACCAGCGCACCGGGGCTCTACGCAAAGCCCTGAGGGGCCGCGCCGAGCTCGTGACCTTCGACGCCCCTCACCTGGTGCCGGGAGGCGGCGAGGAAGACGACGGTGATGGCGGCGACCCCCCCCGCGGCTGGTGGTTCTCCAGGCCCGGCGCCTTTGAGGCGGCTGAGGCGGCTGAGGAGCCCGCGGGGCTGGCTGAGGCGCTGAGAGCCGTGGAGGAAGCGATGGTGAAGCTGGGGCCTTTCGACGGGCTGCTGGGCTTCAGCCAAGGCGCGGCGCTGGCCGCTATGGTGTGCGCCTTGAGGGCCCGGGGCGACCCCCGCTTCCCCGTGGCTTTCGCCGTGCTGGTGGCCGGCTTCGTCAGCCGCTCCCCGGCCCACGGCCACTTCTACCGGGAGCCCATCGCCCTGCCCACGCTGCACGTGGTGGGAGAGGCCGACGCCGTCATCGCCGCCCCTCTCAGCATGGAGCTGGCGCGGAGCTTCGTGGAGCCCGTCGTCCTCACACACCCCGGCGGACACTTCGTCCCCGTGGGTGCGCCGCAGAAGAAAGCCTACCTGGACTTCTTGGGGCGATTCCGTGCGGGGCAGGGGGAGACTGAGATGCCgggggctggagctgtgtgA
- the DPH1 gene encoding 2-(3-amino-3-carboxypropyl)histidine synthase subunit 1, with translation MAAPGRLRCAATRPAAGAGRARRAATQVPEELLGDPELREAAGALPANYNFEIPKTVWRIRQAGAKKVALQMPEGLLMFACTIADIIERFTEAEAVVMGDVTYGACCVDDYTARALGADFLVHYGHSCLIPIDATQGLKMLYVFVDIKIDTSHFLETLRFNFAPGASLALVSTIQFVSAVQAAAQELRPQYRVCVPQCKPLSPGEILGCTSPRLPQDTDAIVYLGDGRFHLESVMIANPGIPAYRYDPYSKVFSQEHYGHERMRSARQDAVRAAARARCWGLILGTLGRQGSPRILQHLESRLRALGRPFVRVLLSEIFPSKLQLFPSVDAWVQIACPRLSIDWGEAFSKPLLTPYEAAVALGDVEWQPTYPMDFYASQSLGPWTANHGTPQPPGRKPQVKPPTPLAPTDGAEGTQDPTGPTDAYGDVAGTQPQRD, from the exons atGGCGGCCCCGGGGCGCCTCCGGTGCGCGGCCACGCGGCCGGCGGCTGGCGCAG GCAGAGCGCGGCGGGCAGCGACGCAGGTccctgaggagctgctgggtgACCCCGAGCtgcgggaggcggcgggggcccTGCCCGCCAACTACAACTTCGAGATCCCCAAAACTGTCTGGAGGATCCGGCAGGCGGGGGCCAAGAAGG tggcCCTGCAGATGCCGGAGGGGCTCCTGATGTTCGCCTGCACCATCGCAGACATCATCGAGCG GTTCACGGAGGCGGAGGCGGTGGTGATGGGCGACGTGACCTACGGCGCCTGCTGCGTGGACGACTACACGGCGCGGGCCCTGGGCGCTGACTTCTTGGTGCACTACGGCCACAGCTGCCTCA TTCCCATCGACGCCACGCAGGGCCTGAAGATGCTCTACGTCTTCGTGGACATCAAGATCGACACGTCCCATTTCCTCGAGACCCTGCGCTTCAACTTCGCCCCGGGCGCCTCCCTGGCCCTCGTCAGCACCATCCAATTCGTGTCGGCCGTGCAG GCGGCCGCGCAGGAGCTGCGCCCGCAGTACCGGGTGTGCGTGCCCCAGTGCAAGCCGCTGTCCCCCGGAGAGATCCTGGGCTGCACCTCGCCCCGGCTGCCACAGGACACGGATGCCATCGT GTATTTGGGTGACGGCCGCTTCCACCTGGAGTCCGTCATGATCGCCAACCCGGGGATACCCGCGTACAG GTACGATCCCTACAGCAAGGTCTTCTCGCAGGAGCACTACGGCCACGAGCGCATGCGCAGCGCCCGGCAGGACGCCGtccgcgccgccgcccgcgcccgctgctgggggctcatcctgggcaccctggggcGCCAGGGCTCCCCCCGCATCCTGCAG cacctggaGTCTCGTCTGCGTGCCCTGGGCCGCCCCTTCGTGCGGGTGCTGCTGTCCGAGATCTTCCCCAGCAAGCTGCAGCTCTTCCCCAGCGTGGACGC GTGGGTGCAGATAGCCTGTCCCCGGCTCTCCATCGACTGGGGGGAAGCCTTCAGCAAGCCGCTGCTGACTCCCTACGAG GCGGCGGTGGCTCTTGGGGACGTGGAGTGGCAGCCGACGTACCCCATGGACTTCTACGCCAGCCAGTCCTTGGGGCCGTGGACGGCGAACCACggcaccccgcagccccccggccgcAAACCCCAG gTGAAGCCCCCCACGCCCCTCGCCCCCACGGATGGCGCTGAGGGGACGCAGGACCCCACTGGCCCCACTGATGCTTATGGGGACGTGGCGGGGACACAGCCCCAAAGGGACTGA